In the Fusarium oxysporum f. sp. lycopersici 4287 chromosome 9, whole genome shotgun sequence genome, one interval contains:
- a CDS encoding protein arginine N-methyltransferase 5: MASDDAGFEMSDNFGLQRPNFHIGYHDSKRDEPLTDMQYGHLLNHGLAFATTPITNTHFRDRVFALVSEHLSALSENGEKPTTRATGSRAEPILPPLTPKDTALFPSAAVNTYTAVISPWLDLGSSNPIISSISRQVLNVEINYANFCGVRSIMIPAPRQDASIDGGNQSLAQYARAVEEALTVGNRLTFLIHMPMYREPGLDTEGANISSLDTKTLTKTEGKDIDLLAAWDSWHHVRSVCNYNTRLFVALQIPRVMPEKDLQDRWFAEPLHYLTFSPLTFQANKADFPSLSKHHQNLIFSYMRLKNVPWILLCDVGPDVSHIKDGHQSLPTAQNEFPSLAEAESQDQSTKTKNNDYISYLRWLEDQQPPFSYLESPTLTSFQDWLQSPLQPLSDNLESATYEVFEGDPVKYSQYEIAVFEALTEWKELKKPTSKDGKVVVAVAGSGRGPLVTRALKASEDAGVPIDMWAVEKNPNAYVYLLRQNDLVWGGKVKVVKTDMRAWKGPIVSEDENGPVYGKVDILISELLGSFGDNELSPECLDGIQHVMSTPHGISIPSSYTAHLSPISTPKIHADILSRVSGDPNAFETPWVVRLFALDFVAEKVPNKPRFQEAWEFSHPIPESSLAALEAKRSGGVVGGGGGSMAGAAGANDHNSRYTHLTFVCRTRGVTHGLAGYFESTLYESQIPENKGEKIEISTHPERIDEKSKDMISWFPIYFPLKKPLYFPADTELEISMWRQTDDTKVWYEWLVEAFTWVSLTSRVKVASSDLCSSRQVACLM; encoded by the exons ATGGCTTCTGACGACGCAGGCTTCGAAATGTCTGACAACTTTGGTCTTCAACGTCCCAATTTCCACATTGGATACCACGACTCAAAACGCGATGAGCCCCTCACCGACATGCAGTATGGCCATCTGCTGAACCATGGT CTGGCCTTTGCGACGACTCCCATCACAAACACTCACTTCCGAGACCGTGTCTTCGCTCTTGTTTCTGAGCATCTGTCCGCTCTATCCGAAAATGGCGAGAAGCCTACCACCAGGGCAACTGGCTCACGGGCAGAGCCTATTCTGCCTCCTCTGACTCCTAAGGACACCGCTCTGTTCCCTAGCGCCGCTGTCAACACCTACACTGCAGTCATCAGCCCCTGGCTCGACCTTGGATCTTCTAATCCCATCATCTCAAGCATCTCCCGTCAGGTCCTCAACGTTGAGATTAACTATGCCAACTTTTGCGGTGTGAGAAGTATCATGATTCCTGCCCCTCGACAGGATGCTTCCATTGATGGCGGCAACCAAAGTCTTGCCCAATATGCACGAGCTGTTGAGGAGGCTCTTACCGTTGGAAACCGACTCACTTTCTTGATTCACATGCCTATGTATCGGGAGCCCGGCCTAGATACAGAGGGAGCTAATATCTCTTCCCTTGATACCAAGACTCTGACTAAGACCGAAGGAAAGGATATCGATCTTCTGGCCGCTTGGGATTCGTGGCACCACGTCCGAAGTGTCTGTAACTACAACACTAGACTCTTTGTTG CTTTGCAAATTCCCCGTGTTATGCCCGAGAAGGATCTTCAGGATCGTTGGTTTGCTGAGCCTTTGCACTACCTCACATTCAGCCCTCTGACTTTCCAGGCTAACAAGGCTGATTTCCCATCGCTGTCTAAGCACCACCAGAACCTCATCTTCTCGTACATGCGCTTGAAGAATGTCCCATGGATTCTACTCTGCGACGTTGGCCCTGATGTTTCACATATTAAGGATGGCCACCAGTCTCTGCCAACCGCTCAAAACGAGTTCCCCAGTTTGGCCGAAGCTGAGTCTCAGGACCAGTcaaccaagaccaagaacaacGACTATATTTCCTATCTGCGATGGCTCGAGGACCAGCAACCACCATTTAGCTATCTTGAGAGCCCAACCTTGACCAGTTTCCAAGACTGGCTTCAGTCACCTCTCCAGCCTCTGTCAGACAACCTCGAGTCAGCGACATATGAAGTATTCGAGGGTGATCCCGTCAAGTATAGTCAGTACGAGATCGCCGTGTTTGAGGCTCTCACAGAATGGAAGGAACTCAAGAAGCCTACCTCTAAGGACGGCAAGGTTGTCGTTGCTGTTGCAGGTTCTGGCCGTGGTCCTCTCGTTACTCGAGCACTCAAGGCGTCTGAGGACGCTGGAGTTCCTATCGATATGTGGGCAGTTGAGAAGAACCCCAACGCCTATGTCTACCTTTTGCGCCAGAATGACCTCGTCTGGGGTGGCAAAGTCAAGGTTGTCAAGACCGATATGCGAGCATGGAAGGGTCCTATCGTCTCCGAGGACGAGAATGGACCTGTATATGGCAAGGTTGATATCCTCATCTCTGAGCTTCTTGGTTCATTCGGCGACAACGAGCTCTCTCCTGAATGTCTTGACGGAATCCAGCATGTCATGTCCACGCCCCATGGAATCTCCATTCCCAGCTCTTACACCGCTCACCTGAGCCCTATCTCGACACCCAAGATCCACGCTGATATTCTTTCGCGAGTATCTGGAGACCCCAACGCTTTCGAGACACCCTGGGTTGTTCGCCTTTTCGCTCTCGACTTTGTTGCCGAGAAGGTGCCCAACAAGCCCCGATTCCAGGAGGCCTGGGAATTCTCTCACCCTATTCCCGAATCTTCGCTCGCGGCTCTGGAGGCAAAGCGCTCTGGTGGTGTTGTCGGAGGCGGCGGCGGTAGCAtggctggtgctgctggagcCAATGACCACAACTCGCGATATACTCATCTCACATTTGTCTGCCGGACAAGAGGTGTCACCCATGGATTGGCGGGCTACTTTGAGTCGACTCTATATGAATCTCAGATTCCTGAGAACAAGGGAGAGAAGATTGAAATTAGCACACATCCTGAGCGTAtcgatgagaagagcaaagATATGATCTCTTGGTTCCCCATCTACTTCCCCCTGAAG AAACCTCTATACTTCCCAGCTGATACTGAGCTCGAGATTAGCATGTGGCGACAGACAGATGACACCAAGGTGTGGTATGAGTGGCTCGTCGAGGCTTTCACATGGGTTAGCCTGACAAGCCGTGTCAAGGTTGCTTCCTCAGATCTGTGCAGCAGTCGCCAAGTGGCATGCTTGATGTAG
- a CDS encoding protein arginine N-methyltransferase 5, with the protein MIPAPRQDASIDGGNQSLAQYARAVEEALTVGNRLTFLIHMPMYREPGLDTEGANISSLDTKTLTKTEGKDIDLLAAWDSWHHVRSVCNYNTRLFVALQIPRVMPEKDLQDRWFAEPLHYLTFSPLTFQANKADFPSLSKHHQNLIFSYMRLKNVPWILLCDVGPDVSHIKDGHQSLPTAQNEFPSLAEAESQDQSTKTKNNDYISYLRWLEDQQPPFSYLESPTLTSFQDWLQSPLQPLSDNLESATYEVFEGDPVKYSQYEIAVFEALTEWKELKKPTSKDGKVVVAVAGSGRGPLVTRALKASEDAGVPIDMWAVEKNPNAYVYLLRQNDLVWGGKVKVVKTDMRAWKGPIVSEDENGPVYGKVDILISELLGSFGDNELSPECLDGIQHVMSTPHGISIPSSYTAHLSPISTPKIHADILSRVSGDPNAFETPWVVRLFALDFVAEKVPNKPRFQEAWEFSHPIPESSLAALEAKRSGGVVGGGGGSMAGAAGANDHNSRYTHLTFVCRTRGVTHGLAGYFESTLYESQIPENKGEKIEISTHPERIDEKSKDMISWFPIYFPLKKPLYFPADTELEISMWRQTDDTKVWYEWLVEAFTWVSLTSRVKVASSDLCSSRQVACLM; encoded by the exons ATGATTCCTGCCCCTCGACAGGATGCTTCCATTGATGGCGGCAACCAAAGTCTTGCCCAATATGCACGAGCTGTTGAGGAGGCTCTTACCGTTGGAAACCGACTCACTTTCTTGATTCACATGCCTATGTATCGGGAGCCCGGCCTAGATACAGAGGGAGCTAATATCTCTTCCCTTGATACCAAGACTCTGACTAAGACCGAAGGAAAGGATATCGATCTTCTGGCCGCTTGGGATTCGTGGCACCACGTCCGAAGTGTCTGTAACTACAACACTAGACTCTTTGTTG CTTTGCAAATTCCCCGTGTTATGCCCGAGAAGGATCTTCAGGATCGTTGGTTTGCTGAGCCTTTGCACTACCTCACATTCAGCCCTCTGACTTTCCAGGCTAACAAGGCTGATTTCCCATCGCTGTCTAAGCACCACCAGAACCTCATCTTCTCGTACATGCGCTTGAAGAATGTCCCATGGATTCTACTCTGCGACGTTGGCCCTGATGTTTCACATATTAAGGATGGCCACCAGTCTCTGCCAACCGCTCAAAACGAGTTCCCCAGTTTGGCCGAAGCTGAGTCTCAGGACCAGTcaaccaagaccaagaacaacGACTATATTTCCTATCTGCGATGGCTCGAGGACCAGCAACCACCATTTAGCTATCTTGAGAGCCCAACCTTGACCAGTTTCCAAGACTGGCTTCAGTCACCTCTCCAGCCTCTGTCAGACAACCTCGAGTCAGCGACATATGAAGTATTCGAGGGTGATCCCGTCAAGTATAGTCAGTACGAGATCGCCGTGTTTGAGGCTCTCACAGAATGGAAGGAACTCAAGAAGCCTACCTCTAAGGACGGCAAGGTTGTCGTTGCTGTTGCAGGTTCTGGCCGTGGTCCTCTCGTTACTCGAGCACTCAAGGCGTCTGAGGACGCTGGAGTTCCTATCGATATGTGGGCAGTTGAGAAGAACCCCAACGCCTATGTCTACCTTTTGCGCCAGAATGACCTCGTCTGGGGTGGCAAAGTCAAGGTTGTCAAGACCGATATGCGAGCATGGAAGGGTCCTATCGTCTCCGAGGACGAGAATGGACCTGTATATGGCAAGGTTGATATCCTCATCTCTGAGCTTCTTGGTTCATTCGGCGACAACGAGCTCTCTCCTGAATGTCTTGACGGAATCCAGCATGTCATGTCCACGCCCCATGGAATCTCCATTCCCAGCTCTTACACCGCTCACCTGAGCCCTATCTCGACACCCAAGATCCACGCTGATATTCTTTCGCGAGTATCTGGAGACCCCAACGCTTTCGAGACACCCTGGGTTGTTCGCCTTTTCGCTCTCGACTTTGTTGCCGAGAAGGTGCCCAACAAGCCCCGATTCCAGGAGGCCTGGGAATTCTCTCACCCTATTCCCGAATCTTCGCTCGCGGCTCTGGAGGCAAAGCGCTCTGGTGGTGTTGTCGGAGGCGGCGGCGGTAGCAtggctggtgctgctggagcCAATGACCACAACTCGCGATATACTCATCTCACATTTGTCTGCCGGACAAGAGGTGTCACCCATGGATTGGCGGGCTACTTTGAGTCGACTCTATATGAATCTCAGATTCCTGAGAACAAGGGAGAGAAGATTGAAATTAGCACACATCCTGAGCGTAtcgatgagaagagcaaagATATGATCTCTTGGTTCCCCATCTACTTCCCCCTGAAG AAACCTCTATACTTCCCAGCTGATACTGAGCTCGAGATTAGCATGTGGCGACAGACAGATGACACCAAGGTGTGGTATGAGTGGCTCGTCGAGGCTTTCACATGGGTTAGCCTGACAAGCCGTGTCAAGGTTGCTTCCTCAGATCTGTGCAGCAGTCGCCAAGTGGCATGCTTGATGTAG
- a CDS encoding protein arginine N-methyltransferase 5 — MASDDAGFEMSDNFGLQRPNFHIGYHDSKRDEPLTDMQYGHLLNHGLAFATTPITNTHFRDRVFALVSEHLSALSENGEKPTTRATGSRAEPILPPLTPKDTALFPSAAVNTYTAVISPWLDLGSSNPIISSISRQVLNVEINYANFCGVRSIMIPAPRQDASIDGGNQSLAQYARAVEEALTVGNRLTFLIHMPMYREPGLDTEGANISSLDTKTLTKTEGKDIDLLAAWDSWHHVRSVCNYNTRLFVALQIPRVMPEKDLQDRWFAEPLHYLTFSPLTFQANKADFPSLSKHHQNLIFSYMRLKNVPWILLCDVGPDVSHIKDGHQSLPTAQNEFPSLAEAESQDQSTKTKNNDYISYLRWLEDQQPPFSYLESPTLTSFQDWLQSPLQPLSDNLESATYEVFEGDPVKYSQYEIAVFEALTEWKELKKPTSKDGKVVVAVAGSGRGPLVTRALKASEDAGVPIDMWAVEKNPNAYVYLLRQNDLVWGGKVKVVKTDMRAWKGPIVSEDENGPVYGKVDILISELLGSFGDNELSPECLDGIQHVMSTPHGISIPSSYTAHLSPISTPKIHADILSRVSGDPNAFETPWVVRLFALDFVAEKVPNKPRFQEAWEFSHPIPESSLAALEAKRSGGVVGGGGGSMAGAAGANDHNSRYTHLTFVCRTRGVTHGLAGYFESTLYESQIPENKGEKIEISTHPERIDEKSKDMISWFPIYFPLKVSSFSSKYRCVLTEL; from the exons ATGGCTTCTGACGACGCAGGCTTCGAAATGTCTGACAACTTTGGTCTTCAACGTCCCAATTTCCACATTGGATACCACGACTCAAAACGCGATGAGCCCCTCACCGACATGCAGTATGGCCATCTGCTGAACCATGGT CTGGCCTTTGCGACGACTCCCATCACAAACACTCACTTCCGAGACCGTGTCTTCGCTCTTGTTTCTGAGCATCTGTCCGCTCTATCCGAAAATGGCGAGAAGCCTACCACCAGGGCAACTGGCTCACGGGCAGAGCCTATTCTGCCTCCTCTGACTCCTAAGGACACCGCTCTGTTCCCTAGCGCCGCTGTCAACACCTACACTGCAGTCATCAGCCCCTGGCTCGACCTTGGATCTTCTAATCCCATCATCTCAAGCATCTCCCGTCAGGTCCTCAACGTTGAGATTAACTATGCCAACTTTTGCGGTGTGAGAAGTATCATGATTCCTGCCCCTCGACAGGATGCTTCCATTGATGGCGGCAACCAAAGTCTTGCCCAATATGCACGAGCTGTTGAGGAGGCTCTTACCGTTGGAAACCGACTCACTTTCTTGATTCACATGCCTATGTATCGGGAGCCCGGCCTAGATACAGAGGGAGCTAATATCTCTTCCCTTGATACCAAGACTCTGACTAAGACCGAAGGAAAGGATATCGATCTTCTGGCCGCTTGGGATTCGTGGCACCACGTCCGAAGTGTCTGTAACTACAACACTAGACTCTTTGTTG CTTTGCAAATTCCCCGTGTTATGCCCGAGAAGGATCTTCAGGATCGTTGGTTTGCTGAGCCTTTGCACTACCTCACATTCAGCCCTCTGACTTTCCAGGCTAACAAGGCTGATTTCCCATCGCTGTCTAAGCACCACCAGAACCTCATCTTCTCGTACATGCGCTTGAAGAATGTCCCATGGATTCTACTCTGCGACGTTGGCCCTGATGTTTCACATATTAAGGATGGCCACCAGTCTCTGCCAACCGCTCAAAACGAGTTCCCCAGTTTGGCCGAAGCTGAGTCTCAGGACCAGTcaaccaagaccaagaacaacGACTATATTTCCTATCTGCGATGGCTCGAGGACCAGCAACCACCATTTAGCTATCTTGAGAGCCCAACCTTGACCAGTTTCCAAGACTGGCTTCAGTCACCTCTCCAGCCTCTGTCAGACAACCTCGAGTCAGCGACATATGAAGTATTCGAGGGTGATCCCGTCAAGTATAGTCAGTACGAGATCGCCGTGTTTGAGGCTCTCACAGAATGGAAGGAACTCAAGAAGCCTACCTCTAAGGACGGCAAGGTTGTCGTTGCTGTTGCAGGTTCTGGCCGTGGTCCTCTCGTTACTCGAGCACTCAAGGCGTCTGAGGACGCTGGAGTTCCTATCGATATGTGGGCAGTTGAGAAGAACCCCAACGCCTATGTCTACCTTTTGCGCCAGAATGACCTCGTCTGGGGTGGCAAAGTCAAGGTTGTCAAGACCGATATGCGAGCATGGAAGGGTCCTATCGTCTCCGAGGACGAGAATGGACCTGTATATGGCAAGGTTGATATCCTCATCTCTGAGCTTCTTGGTTCATTCGGCGACAACGAGCTCTCTCCTGAATGTCTTGACGGAATCCAGCATGTCATGTCCACGCCCCATGGAATCTCCATTCCCAGCTCTTACACCGCTCACCTGAGCCCTATCTCGACACCCAAGATCCACGCTGATATTCTTTCGCGAGTATCTGGAGACCCCAACGCTTTCGAGACACCCTGGGTTGTTCGCCTTTTCGCTCTCGACTTTGTTGCCGAGAAGGTGCCCAACAAGCCCCGATTCCAGGAGGCCTGGGAATTCTCTCACCCTATTCCCGAATCTTCGCTCGCGGCTCTGGAGGCAAAGCGCTCTGGTGGTGTTGTCGGAGGCGGCGGCGGTAGCAtggctggtgctgctggagcCAATGACCACAACTCGCGATATACTCATCTCACATTTGTCTGCCGGACAAGAGGTGTCACCCATGGATTGGCGGGCTACTTTGAGTCGACTCTATATGAATCTCAGATTCCTGAGAACAAGGGAGAGAAGATTGAAATTAGCACACATCCTGAGCGTAtcgatgagaagagcaaagATATGATCTCTTGGTTCCCCATCTACTTCCCCCTGAAGGTAAGTTCCTTCTCCAGCAAGTATCGATGCGTACTGACAGAGTTGTAG
- a CDS encoding protein arginine N-methyltransferase 5 gives MIPAPRQDASIDGGNQSLAQYARAVEEALTVGNRLTFLIHMPMYREPGLDTEGANISSLDTKTLTKTEGKDIDLLAAWDSWHHVRSVCNYNTRLFVALQIPRVMPEKDLQDRWFAEPLHYLTFSPLTFQANKADFPSLSKHHQNLIFSYMRLKNVPWILLCDVGPDVSHIKDGHQSLPTAQNEFPSLAEAESQDQSTKTKNNDYISYLRWLEDQQPPFSYLESPTLTSFQDWLQSPLQPLSDNLESATYEVFEGDPVKYSQYEIAVFEALTEWKELKKPTSKDGKVVVAVAGSGRGPLVTRALKASEDAGVPIDMWAVEKNPNAYVYLLRQNDLVWGGKVKVVKTDMRAWKGPIVSEDENGPVYGKVDILISELLGSFGDNELSPECLDGIQHVMSTPHGISIPSSYTAHLSPISTPKIHADILSRVSGDPNAFETPWVVRLFALDFVAEKVPNKPRFQEAWEFSHPIPESSLAALEAKRSGGVVGGGGGSMAGAAGANDHNSRYTHLTFVCRTRGVTHGLAGYFESTLYESQIPENKGEKIEISTHPERIDEKSKDMISWFPIYFPLKVSSFSSKYRCVLTEL, from the exons ATGATTCCTGCCCCTCGACAGGATGCTTCCATTGATGGCGGCAACCAAAGTCTTGCCCAATATGCACGAGCTGTTGAGGAGGCTCTTACCGTTGGAAACCGACTCACTTTCTTGATTCACATGCCTATGTATCGGGAGCCCGGCCTAGATACAGAGGGAGCTAATATCTCTTCCCTTGATACCAAGACTCTGACTAAGACCGAAGGAAAGGATATCGATCTTCTGGCCGCTTGGGATTCGTGGCACCACGTCCGAAGTGTCTGTAACTACAACACTAGACTCTTTGTTG CTTTGCAAATTCCCCGTGTTATGCCCGAGAAGGATCTTCAGGATCGTTGGTTTGCTGAGCCTTTGCACTACCTCACATTCAGCCCTCTGACTTTCCAGGCTAACAAGGCTGATTTCCCATCGCTGTCTAAGCACCACCAGAACCTCATCTTCTCGTACATGCGCTTGAAGAATGTCCCATGGATTCTACTCTGCGACGTTGGCCCTGATGTTTCACATATTAAGGATGGCCACCAGTCTCTGCCAACCGCTCAAAACGAGTTCCCCAGTTTGGCCGAAGCTGAGTCTCAGGACCAGTcaaccaagaccaagaacaacGACTATATTTCCTATCTGCGATGGCTCGAGGACCAGCAACCACCATTTAGCTATCTTGAGAGCCCAACCTTGACCAGTTTCCAAGACTGGCTTCAGTCACCTCTCCAGCCTCTGTCAGACAACCTCGAGTCAGCGACATATGAAGTATTCGAGGGTGATCCCGTCAAGTATAGTCAGTACGAGATCGCCGTGTTTGAGGCTCTCACAGAATGGAAGGAACTCAAGAAGCCTACCTCTAAGGACGGCAAGGTTGTCGTTGCTGTTGCAGGTTCTGGCCGTGGTCCTCTCGTTACTCGAGCACTCAAGGCGTCTGAGGACGCTGGAGTTCCTATCGATATGTGGGCAGTTGAGAAGAACCCCAACGCCTATGTCTACCTTTTGCGCCAGAATGACCTCGTCTGGGGTGGCAAAGTCAAGGTTGTCAAGACCGATATGCGAGCATGGAAGGGTCCTATCGTCTCCGAGGACGAGAATGGACCTGTATATGGCAAGGTTGATATCCTCATCTCTGAGCTTCTTGGTTCATTCGGCGACAACGAGCTCTCTCCTGAATGTCTTGACGGAATCCAGCATGTCATGTCCACGCCCCATGGAATCTCCATTCCCAGCTCTTACACCGCTCACCTGAGCCCTATCTCGACACCCAAGATCCACGCTGATATTCTTTCGCGAGTATCTGGAGACCCCAACGCTTTCGAGACACCCTGGGTTGTTCGCCTTTTCGCTCTCGACTTTGTTGCCGAGAAGGTGCCCAACAAGCCCCGATTCCAGGAGGCCTGGGAATTCTCTCACCCTATTCCCGAATCTTCGCTCGCGGCTCTGGAGGCAAAGCGCTCTGGTGGTGTTGTCGGAGGCGGCGGCGGTAGCAtggctggtgctgctggagcCAATGACCACAACTCGCGATATACTCATCTCACATTTGTCTGCCGGACAAGAGGTGTCACCCATGGATTGGCGGGCTACTTTGAGTCGACTCTATATGAATCTCAGATTCCTGAGAACAAGGGAGAGAAGATTGAAATTAGCACACATCCTGAGCGTAtcgatgagaagagcaaagATATGATCTCTTGGTTCCCCATCTACTTCCCCCTGAAGGTAAGTTCCTTCTCCAGCAAGTATCGATGCGTACTGACAGAGTTGTAG
- a CDS encoding pre-mRNA-splicing factor ATP-dependent RNA helicase prp43 — translation MSDIKGGKRSSADADESTRKKAKKDGEDEKYNPYLAHMYDNGNSNGYGAEPSPDSPLAGMKRQHTTAAQASKAEDSESNPFTGRPHSQKYFQILQGRRDLPVHKQRQEFLDKYHSTQILVFVGETGSGKTTQIPQYVVYDELPHLTGKLIACTQPRRVAAMSVAQRVADEMDVTLGEEVGYSIRFEDMTGPKTMLKYMTDGMLLREAMHDHEMSRYSCIILDEAHERTLATDILMALLKQISMRRPDLKIIIMSATLDAQKFQKYFNDAPLLAVPGRTHPVEIFYTPEPERDYVEAAIRTVLQIHASEPEGDILLFLTGEDEIEDACRKISLEADELMREVDAGPLAVYPLYGTLPPHQQQRIFDKAPAPIRKGGRPGRKVIVSTNIAETSLTIDGIVYVVDPGFSKQKIYNPRIRVESLLVSPISKASAQQRAGRAGRTKPGKCFRLYTEKAFKKELIEQTYPEILRSNLANTVLELKKLGVEDLVHFDLMDPPAPETMMRALEELNYLACLDDDGELTTLGSMASAFPLDPALAVMLISSPEFYCSNEILSITSLLSVPQIFTRPANNRKRADEMKAQFAHPDGDHLTLLNAYHAFKGQATSDPNSAKQWCHEHFLSFRHLSSADNVRAQLKRIMETHGLELVSTPFEDKNYYTNIRRALLAGFFMQVAMKESSGKLYRTVKDDQAVLIHPSTVLRTEFDWVLYNEFVLTSKQYIRTCTGIRPEWLLEIAPTYYDIDSFEQGDVKRSLARAAEKKRRKEAMKAG, via the exons ATGTCCGATATCAAGGGAGGAAAGCGTTCAAGCGCCGACGCCGACGAATCCACGCgaaagaaggccaagaaggacgGTGAGGACGAGAAATACAACCCTTACCTCGCTCACATGTACGACAACGGTAACAGCAATGGTTATGGCGCAGAGCCTTCGCCAGACTCTCCTCTCGCTGGTATGAAGAGGCAGCATACTACCGCTGCCCAGGCCTCAAAAGCTGAGGACTCTGAGTCGAACCCTTTCACTGGCCGGCCTCATTCGCAAAAGTACTTCCAAATTCTCCAGGGCCGTCGCGATCTGCCTGTCCACAAGCAACGACAAGAGTTTTTGGACAAGTACCACTCAACACAGATTCTCGTCTTTGTCGGTGAGACAGGTTCTGGAAAGACTACTCAAATTCCTCAGTATGTCGTCTACGACGAGCTACCGCATCTTACCGGCAAGCTTATCGCCTGTACCCAGCCACGTCGAGTCGCCGCCATGTCGGTCGCGCAGCGTGTCGCCGACGAGATGGACGTCACCCTGGGCGAGGAAGTTGGTTACAGCATTCGTTTCGAGGACATGACAGGTCCTAAGACAATGCTTAAGTACATGACTGATGGTATGCTTCTGCGTGAGGCCATGCACGACCACGAGATGTCTCGCTACAGTTGTATTATTCTCGATGAGGCTCACGAACGTACTCTCGCGACCGATATTCTCATGGCTCTACTCAAGCAGATTTCTATGCGCCGCCCCGacctcaagatcatcatcatgtctgctACCCTCGATGCTCAAAAGTTCCAAAAGTATTTCAACGATGCGCCCCTGCTCGCCGTCCCCGGTCGAACACATCCTGTCGAGATCTTCTACACCCCCGAGCCTGAGCGCGATTACGTCGAGGCTGCCATAAGAACCGTTCTCCAGATTCACGCTTCAGAGCCTGAGGGTGATATTTTGCTTTTCCTTACAGGTGAAGACGAGATTGAGGACGCTTGTCGCAAGATCAGTCTCGAGGCTGATGAGCTGATGCGCGAGGTCGACGCTGGTCCTCTCGCCGTTTACCCTCTGTACGGTACCCTGCCTCCCCACCAGCAACAGCGCATCTTCGACAAGGCCCCTGCGCCTATTCGCAAGGGCGGTCGTCCTGGTCGCAAGGTCATTGTTTCTACCAATATTGCCGAAACTAGTTTGACTATCGACGGTATCGTCTATGTCGTGGATCCCGGGTTTAGCAAGCAGAAGATCTACAACCCTCGTATCCGTGTTGAGTCTCTCCTTGTCTCACCCATCTCCAAGGCTTCAGCCCAGCAGCGTGCTGGTCGTGCTGGTCGTACCAAGCCCGGAAAGTGTTTCCGTCTGTACACCGAGAAGGccttcaagaaggagcttaTTGAGCAAACATATCCCGAGATTCTGCGCTCCAACCTCGCCAACACCGTTctggagctcaagaagcttggtgtGGAGGATCTTGTCCACTTCGATCTTATGGACCCCCCTGCTCCCGAGACCATGATGCGCGCccttgaggagctcaacTATCTTGCCTGTCTGGACGACGATGGTGAGCTGACCACTCTCGGCAGCATGGCCTCAGCATTCCCCCTTGATCCCGCTCTGGCGGTCATGCTTATCTCGTCTCCCGAGTTCTACTGCTCGAACGAGATTCTCTCTATTACCTCGCTTCTCTCAGTTCCTCAAATCTTCACTCGCCCTGCCAACAACCGAAAGCGCGCCGATGAGATGAAGGCTCAATTTGCGCATCCTGATGGTGACCACCTCACCCTGCTCAACGCCTATCACGCTTTCAAGGGCCAGGCAACATCCGACCCCAACAGTGCAAAGCAGTGGTGCCACGAGCATTTCCTCTCCTTCCGACATCTCTCGAGTGCGGATAACGTTCGCGCTCAGCTCAAGCGCATCATGGAGACGCACGGCCTGGAGCTTGTGTCAACACCGTTTGAGGACAAGAACTACTATACCAACATTCGACGCGCACTGCTCGCCGGTTTCTTCATGCAGGTCGCCATGAAGGAGAGCTCTGGCAAGCTCTATCGCACTGTCAAGGACGACCAGGCTGTGCTGATTCACCCTTCAACTGTCCTCCGTACCGAGTTCGACTGGGTCCTCTACAACGAGTTTGTCTTGACGTCCAAGCAATACATCCGAACATGTACGGGTATCCGACCTGAGTGGCTGTTG GAAATTGCCCCTACGTACTACGATATCGACAGCTTTGAGCAAGGCGACGTCAAGCGTTCTCTCGCACGCGCTGCAGAAAAGAAGCGCCGCAAGGAAGCCATGAAGGCTGGTTGA